From Streptomyces sp. NBC_01551:
GCTGACCGTGACGGCGGTGGCGGGCGCCGCGTTCCTGACCCGGCGCGCCCTGCGCGCGCGCATCGGGCGCTCGCCGCTGTGGCCGCTCCCGGCGCTGGAGAACCCGGTCTCCGGCCACTCCCCGCGGCGGCGGCTGCGGGCGCTGATCGTGTCCCGTACGCAGCCGGCCGAGGGGGTGCTGCGGCTGGTGCTGGAGGCGGCGGACCTGCCCGGGTGGTCCCCGGGCGCGCATGTGGACGTCGTTCTCCCGTCGGGGCTGGTACGGCAGTACTCGCTGTGCGGGGACCCGTCGGAGGCGGGCCGGTACACGATCGCGATCCGTCTGGTCGAGGACGGCCGCGGCGGCTCCCGCGAGGCGCACGCGCAGCTGGTGGAGGGCGCGGCACTCGAACTCCGTCCACCGCGCAACCGCTTCGCCCTGGTCCCGGCCGCGTCGTACGTCTTCGTGGCGGGCGGCATCGGCATCACCCCGCTCCTCCCGATGCTCCGGGCGGCCACGGCGGCGGGCGCGGACTGGTCCCTGCTGTACGGGGGCCGCAGCCGCGCCTCGATGCCGTTCCTCGACGAACTCGCTTGCTACGGCGACCGGGTCACCGTTCTCCCGCAGGACGAGACGGGCCTCCCGGACCTGACCCCGCTCGCCGCGGCCGCGCCGGGCACCCTGGTCTACTGCTGCGGCCCCGAACCGCTCATGGCGGCGGTGCTGGCGGCGGCCGCCGACCCGTCGGCGGTCCGCCTGGAACGCTTCGGCCCGACGGCGGCGGCCGGTCCCGCCCGCCCGTTCACGGTGACCCTGCACCGCTCGGGCCGCACCGTCGAGGTCGGCGCGGACGAATCGGCCCTGGCCGCCGTCCGCCGGGAGCTCCCGAACACCCCGTACAGCTGTGAACAGGGCTTCTGCGGAACCTGCCAACACCGCGTCCTGGCGGGCGAGGTGGACCACCGCGACGAACTCCTGACGGACGCGGAACGCGAGGACTCCATGCTGCTGTGCGTCTCCCGCGCCGCGTCGGACGGCCTGACCCTGGACCTGTAACGGCTCCGCCACCGACGGCTCCCGGCGGGCGGAGCCCTGGTCAGAGGTGGGGAGGGGCGAAGTAGGGTGTCCGCATGACAACCGGGGTGCGACGCAGGATGGGTGTCGAGGAGCGGCGGCAGCAGCTGATCGGGGTGGCCCTGGAGCTGTTCAGCCACCGGTCGCCCGACGATGTGTCCATCGACGAGATCGCGGCGGCGGCCGGGATATCCAGGCCGCTCGTCTACCACTACTTTCCGGGCAAGCTCAGCCTGTACGAGGCCGCGCTGCGCCGCGCCGCCGACGAGCTGGCGCAGCGGTTCGTCGAGCCCCACGAGGGGCCGCTCGGATCGCGGCTGTTGCGGGTCATGGGGCGGTTCTTCGCGTTCGTCGACGACCACGGCCCCGGCTTCTCGGCGCTGATGCGCGGCGGGCCGGCCGCCGGGAGCAGCCGGGCCAACGCGATGATCGACGAGGTCCGGCAGGCGGCGTACGAGCAGATCCTCAAGCACCTCGGCATCGAGCGGCCGCCCGCGCGGCTCGCGCTCGTCGTGAAGTCCTGGGTGTCGCTCGCCGAGTCCACCGCGCTGATCTGGCTCGACGGTCGGCAGATCCCGCGGGCCGAGCTGGAGTTGCAGCTCGTCCACGACTTCGCCGCGCTGGCCGCCGTGAGCGCCGCGTACGACGAGGAGATGGCCGGGATCCTGGTGCGGATCCTCGCCGACGAGCCCGCGGACGGGCCCTTCGGGGTGCTGGTCGGGCGGCTGGCGGTGCTCGTTCCCGGGCCCGCGTGACCATGCCCACGCGATAATGCCCGCGTGATCATTGACGACGGGATGTTGTTCCGGCAGGCCGTGGAGAAGGACGCCGGCACGCTGGTGAAGCTGTACGACCAGGCCGCCCGCTGGATGCGGGCGAACGGCATCGACCAGTGGAAGCCGGGCGGGAAGGACACCGCGCACTTCCGCGCGCGGATGCGCGACGGCGAGGTGTGGCTCGCGGAGGACGCCGACGGGCGGGTCGTGGGCGCGTACGAACTCTGGTGGTCCGACGAGGACGCCTGGGGCGTGCAGCCGCCCGTCGCGGGCTACGTGCACCGGCTGATGGTGGAGCGCGAGGCCGCGCCCGCCGGTGCGGGGCGGCGGATACTCGACCACGCCGAATGGCGGATCGCCCGCACCGGGCGGGAGCGGGCACGCCTGGACTGCGTCTCCTCCAACCCGCGGCTGCTCGCGTACTACCAGGGCGCGGGCTACCGGGTCGTCGGAGAATTTCCGTCCAAGAAGGGCCAGGACGGGAAGGTCTACGGCGTGATCCTGCTGGAGCGGCGTCTCGACGGCTGAACGTCCGCCGCACGCACAGATGCCGCAGCGCGCGCAACCACCCGGCGCACGCCATGTCGGGGCCCCTCTCGGCCGTGCCGCACCCAATCTGTTGCCCCGCGCTCCGGGGCGCCGGTACAGATGGGCGCGACCAGTCGGTACCAGGAGGGGAACAACGTGAAGAAGTCCATGAGCAAGGCAGCGGGCGCCGTCTTAGGGCTGGCGCTGGCGGGTGTGCTGGGGGCCACCGGAGTGGCGCAGGCCCAGGTTCAGCCGTCGGCGCCGGCCCCCGCCCCGGCGGGCGGCAAGACGATCGCGGGAGCCTCCGCGGTACAGGCGCCGGCCTCGGTGATCGCCGAGGTGGAGGCGGCGACGGCGAGGCAGCGCACGCTCGCGCCGAGCGCCCGCGTTGTCTGTTATTCCGCGCACGTGCAGGACATCGGCTGGCAGTCGGCGGTGTGCGACGGCCAGATCGCCGGAACGACCGGGCAGAGCCGGCGGATGGAGGCCGTCGTGATCGCGACGCGCGGCGTCGGCGGCATCTGCGCCAACGCCCACCTCGCCGACGTCGGCTGGCAGGGCTGGGCCTGCGCCGGCGAGGGCGCGGCCGTGACGGTCGGCACCACGGGCCAGTCGCGGCGGATGGAAGCCCTCGGCCTCCAGGTCGGCTCGGGCGCCGTGGCCGCGCAGGCGCACGTCGCGGACCACGGCTGGCTGATCTCGGCGGCCGGGAACCCGGTGTACGTCGGGACCACCGGCCAGTCGCGCCGGATGGAAGCCGTCCGTATCTGGGTCTGACCCGATGCCTGATGCCCCACCTGGCGAGGGCATGAGGCGATGGGACGACCCATGACGAAGCGGCGGCGGCGGACCAAGGCCGCCGCCGCTCCGCCCCTCACATCAGGACCGCTTGAACACCGCGACCGTCCGGGCCGGGGTCGTGAACTCCCCCGTCCTCGCGTCGTACGCGGACCGCTTCACCGCCGCGTCCGCGCCGGCGGCCTGGACCGGGTGCAGGGCGTAGGCCCGGCCCGCGAGGTCCGCCACGCGCTGGTGCCGGGTGTCGGGAGTGGAGTTGAAGACCACCACCAGGTCCCCCAGCGTCATGGTGATCACACCCGGGGTCTCCTCCTTGCCCGACAGCGGGAAGGCCAGGTTCGCCTGGACCGCCTGCGCCGTGGTGAGGCCGAAGGAGGGCTCCGTCGTACGGATCCGGAGCAGGTCCCGGTAGGCCGCCGAGGCGCCGGTGATGTCGGCGCAGGCGGGTGCCGGTCCGGTCAGCAGGGGCTTCGCGTACGGCCACTTGGCCCGGTTGTCGGCCGCCGGCGGCAGGCCCCGGCCGAAGCCGTTGCCGGCGCCGTCGCCGCAGTCCCAGTGGATGGCGTTGAACCAGTCCCCGCTGTCGAACGAGTTGCGGTCCAGCGACTTCGAGCGCAGCAGGTCGGTGCCCGCCTGGGACAGGGCCGGTCCCTGCGAGAGCGTGCCGACCGCCATCGCGAGCACCTGCATGCGGGCCTTGTCGGCCTCCGGCGTACCCTGCGGCAGCTTGTACGTCAGGGCGTCGTAGAGGGACTCGTTGTCGTGCGCGTCGGCGTAGGCGAGGGCGTCGCCGGGAGCCGCCGCGTATCCGGCCGGGGCGCCGTTGTAGTCCACCTCGGAACCCTTGGTCCGGCGGCCGGAGGTGTCCGTGAAGACGTACGAGGCGAGGTTCCCGGACAGCCCGACCTTGATCAGGTCCTGGGCGTGCAGCAGCCGGGCCCGCTGCTGCTCCGGCGTGCCGTTCGCGGGTGACGCGTTCGGGGCCGTGAACAGGCCGGAGGCGAAACCCTGGACGCGCGGGTCCTCGTCGAAGGGGCCGCCGCCGCGCACCGCGTCGCGGGCCCGGTCGGAGAAGGTGGCGATGCCGGTGCCCGCCATGTTCTTCTGCGTGGCCTGGACGAAGCGGGCGTCGTCGGCGACCTCGCCGAAGTTCCAGCCCTCCCCGTAGAGGACGATCTTCTTGCCGTCCACCCCGTCCTTCTGGAGGGTGAGGGCGTCCAGGGCCGCGCGCACGGCCAGGATGTTGTCCTTCGGGTGGTGTCCCATCAGGTCGAAGCGGAAGCCGTCGACCTTGTACTCCTTCGCCCAGGTGACGATCGAGTCCACGACGAGCCGGCCCATCATGGCGTTCTCGGGCGCGGTGTTGGAGCAGCAGGTGGAGGTGGCCACGCTGCCGTCGGCCAGCAGCCGCTGGTAGTAGCCGGGCACGATGCGGTCCAGGACCGACTTGTCCGACTGGCCCGAGGCCACGGTGTGGTTGTAGACCACGTCCATGACGGACCGCAGGCCCGCGCCGTTCAGCGACTGGACCATCTTGCGGAACTCGACGGTGCGGGCGGTGCCGTTCGGGTCGCTCGCGTACGAGCCCTCGGGAACGGTGTAGTGCAACGGGTCGTAGCCCCAGTTGTAAGCGTCCTTCGCCGCGGCGGCGGCCACGCAGGCCTGCTGCTCCTGCGAGTCCGGGGCGTACACCTTGAGGTCGCAGGCCGGTTCGGTGCGGTCCGAGGGCTTCTCCGGGATGGTGCCGATGTCGAAGGCCGGCAGGAGGTGGACGTAGGAGGTGCCGGAGGCGGCCAGCGCGCGCAGGTGCTTCATGCCCGCCGAGTCCGCGTCGGTGAAGGCCAGGTACTGGCCGGGGTGCCGGCTCGTGCGGTCCGCTACCGAGAAGTCGCGGATGTGCAGCTCCTGGATCTGCGCCGAGGCGAACGGGACGGCCGCGGGCTTGCGCAGGCCGCGCCAGCCGGGCGGGGCGAGCTTCGGGTCGGCCAGGTCCACGGCCAGGCTGTGGGTGGAGTCCGTGGTCAGGGCGGTGGAGTACGGGTCGGTGACCAGGTTGCGGACGATCTGCCCGGTGCTCGGGGCCCAGACGGTGACGGCGTAGCGGTAGGGCTTGCCGGTCCAGGAGCGTTCGCCGCGCACCGACCAGACGCCGGTGGCGTCGTCGCGGCGCATGGCGACGGTGCGGCCGTCGAGTTCGAGGGCGACCTGCTGGGCCGTGGGGGCCCAGACGGAGAGGGTGGGGCGGCCGTCGTCGAAGACCGGGCCGAGGCGGGCGTTCGTCGCGTACAGGTCGTCGAGGACGCCGGCGAGCTGGACGCCGGTGGCGGCGAGGACGGCGCCGTTCGCGGCGCGGGCGCTCGCGACGAGCTGGCCGCGCAGGGCCTCGCGGACGCGGCCGCGGTCGCGGGGGTCGACGGTGTAGGCGGTGTACGAGGCCAGGTGCGGGAACTTCCGCTTCTGCGCCTCGGTGAGCCCGGACTTGGCCAGGCGCAGCCACCGGGCGGTGTCGGCGCCGGTCAGGGCGCCGTTCGCGGCCTTGACCGAGCCCTCGCGGGAGGCGAGGAGCTGGACGGAGGCGGCGGCCGCGGGGGCGTTCCAGGCGAGGGTGTCGCGGTCGATCCAGACGGCCTGGGCCTTGGTGAGGTCCAGGGCGGCGGAGGAGCCGGCGGGCTGCGGGAGGAGGAGGTTCGCCTGGCCGCCCAGCATCCAGACCTCGTGGCCGGTGGCCAGCAGGTCGAGGGACTGGTCGGAGGGGAGGTCCTTCTCGTCGCCCTTGTGGAGGATGTAGCTGAGGCTGGTGGCTCCGGCGGCGAGGGGGACCTCGTAGACCGCGCCGTAGGAGTCGGTGCGGGTGGGCATCAGCGGCTTGGACCAGTCGGTGGGGTTCGCGGCGCCGGTCCAGACGTGCAGGCCCCAGCCGTCGTAGGCGCCGTCGGCGCGCCGGTGGTGCAGGACGGCCTTGGTCTGGTCCGCCGGAGGGGAGTCGGGGCGGTCGGTGCGGGCGGGTTCCTTGCCCTGCTCCAGCCAGATCTCGCCGGTCCGGGTGACGTCGATGGCGCGGTCGGCGGCGACGTCCTTGGTGCCGTCCTTGTCGATGACGAGGTAGCCGACGGAGGAGGCGCCGGGCTTGAGCTTGACGTAGGCGAAAGCGCCGTACGCGTCGCGGCCGGTGAAGGGGTGCCCCTCGGGCCAGGGCGTGGCTTCGCCGTCGGCGATGTCGCCCCAGGCGTGGAGCCGCCAGTCGCTGTAGTCGCCGTCGGGGCGGTTGTAGTGGACGACGGCGTAGTCGCGCTGGGTGGCGGTGGGGACGGGGGTGGGCGGGGTCTGGCCGGCGACGGACCCGGCGAGGGCGCTCGCGGTGCGGCCGGAGGCGTCGATGACGACGGCCTTGTAGCGCAGGGCGGTGCCGGCCGGGGCCGTGATGTGCTGGGTGACCTTGTACGGGGCGTGGTCGGCGGAACCGAGCACCTGCCAGGCGTCGTTGCCGGTCTGGGCGGCGAAGACCACCCGGCCCGGGCCGCCTCCGGTGACGTCGGCGGAGAGCTCGACCGTGCCGGTGGCGCCGGGGGCCGGGGCCTTCAGGGTCAGGGCGGGCTTGGTGGCGGGGGCGGCGAGCGGGGCGACGCCCTGGAGGACGACCGAGCCGAGGGCGGGGACGACGACGGTGAGCTTGCCGGCCGCGGAGGCGCGGATCAGGGCGGTGCCGCCGTACAGGGTGCGGTACTGGGCGCCGGCCGGGGCGTCGATCTCGACGGTCCGGGACTCGGCGGCGTTGTTGGCGGCGACGAGGTACTCGGTGCGGGAGCGTGCGTTCGCGCGGATGTCCGTCCGGGCGAAGGCGTAGACGGAACCGTCGGAGAAACGTTCGCTCTGGACGCCGTCGCGCAGGGCCGGGTGGTCCTTGGTCAGCTTCGAGAGAGCACTGATCTGCTTGTAGAGCGGGTGTCCCGGATCGTAGGCATCGCTCGCATGGGTGCGCGCCGTGCCCAGCTGGTCGTCGTCCAGGTAGTCGGCGACCCGGGAGGCGAACAGCGGTTGCCGGGCGTCCTTGTCGCCGCCCGCGCCGGTGAAGCCCTGCTCGTCACCGGAGTAGATCACCGGGTTGCCCCGGGAGAGGAACATCAGCTCGTTGGCGAGCCGGTAGCGGTCCAGCAGCTCCTGCTCCCCCGCCCCCGGACGGTCCTGCTTCAGGAAGGTGCCGAAGCGGCCCATGTCGTGGTTGCCGAGGAAGGTGACCTGCTCGTACGCGTTGGCCTTGTCGGTGGTGTACCGGTAGTCGTCGGCCAGCACCGAGCCCAGCCGGGAGGCCGCCGCGCCCTGGGAGGCGTACGCGCGGATCGCGTCCTGGAGCGGGAAGTCGAGGGTCGCGTCGAGGCGCCCGCGCGTCACGTACGGGGAGGTGACGGCGGTGTCGGCGGAGTAGACCTCGCCGAACATGAAGAAGTCCTCGCGGCCGCGCCGGGCGGCGTACTTGTCGAGGGCGGTCGCCCACTGCGTCCAGAACCCGGTGTTGACGTGCTTGACCGTGTCGATCCGGAAGCCGTCGATGTCGAAGTCCTCGACCCACTTCTCGTAGATCTTCTCCATCCCGCTCACGACCTCGGGACGCTCGGTCCACAGGTCGTCGAGCCCGACGAAGTCGCCCTGCTCGGAGGACTCACCCGCGAAGGTGGAATCACCCCGGTTGTGGTACATCGCCGGGTCGTTGAGCCAGGCCGGGGACTTCAGGTTCTTCTTCGCCTCGGGGACGAAGGGGGTGCGCGGGAAGGTGCCGGCGCCGGTCTTCGGGAACCCCCGCTTCCCGTCGGCGTAGTCGGAGTCCTCGAAGGGCACGCCGTCCTTCGTCAGATAGGGGAAGGCGCCCTTGGAGAGGTACGAGTAGGAGGCCTCGCGGTAGTCGACGACATCGGCGGTGTGGTTGGTGATGACGTCGAAGAAGACCTTCATCCCCTTCTTGTGCGCCTTGTCGATCAGCCGCTCCAGGTCGGCGTTGGTGCCGAAGTGCGGATCGACCTGCGTGAAGTCGGTGATCCAGTAACCGTGGTACCCGGCGGAGGCGTCGGCCCCCTTCCCCTGCACCGGCTGGTTCTTGAAGATCGGCGCCATCCAGATGGCGGTGGTGCCGAGCCCCTTGATGTAGTCGAGCCGGTCGGTCAGGCCCTTGAGGTCGCCGCCCTGGTAGAAGCCCTTGTCCGTCGGGTCCAGACCCGTCTCCAGCCGGGTGCCGGTCAGCCCGCCCCGGTCGTTGCGCGGGTCGCCGTTCGCGAACCGGTCCGGGAGGACGAAGTAGAACTGCTCCCGGGTCAGATCGTGCCGCGCCGGCTCGGCGGCCAGTTTCGCGTCCGAGGGCGGGGCCGGCGGCCGGGGTGCGGCGGCCGCGGCGGGGAGGGCGGGCAGGAGCGTCACGGCCAGGGCGGCGGCGAGCACTCCTGCGGCGGGGCGTATCAAGGCGGTTCTCCTTGGTTACGTGTCGCGTGGATGAGGGCCGCCCGGCGGTGGCGGGGTCGTGATGTGCCGGGCGGCCCTGGTCTGTGGGGCGGTCGGCCGCGGGTCAGCTCCGCCAGGTGTCGGACAGCAGGGCCGTGCCGCTCGCCGGGACGGTGGCGGCGCGGTTGGCGCCGCTCTCCCAGGTGACGTTCCCGGCGGCGTCCTTGCGGACGTACTTGTACGAGAAGGCGGTGCCCGGCGGGAGCGTCACGTCGAGCTTCCAGACGGGGTAGGCCGCCGGGTCGAGCTTGAGGGCGCCGGCGGTGTTCCAGTTGCCGAGGGCGCTCTGGTCACCGGTGACGTAGATGTTCTGCCCCGGGGCGGTGGTGGCGTTGACGGCGAAGGAGGCGCCGGCGCCGACCGGCGTACCACTGCCGCCGCCGCAGGTACGGGCGTTCACGTGCAGCGCGACGACGGTTCCGGCGCCGAGGGTGGCGGTGAACTGGCCGGAGGAGCCGACGGTGACGGTGCGACCGCTCTGGACGTCGCAGTAGTTCCCGGCCGGCAGGGAGGTCTGGAAGGTGCGGGTCAGGGCCGAGCCCTCGTGGTTGATGGCCACGTACGCCTTGGCACCGCGCCCGAAGGCGATCTGGTCGCCGCCGTTGTCCCACCAGTTGGTGACGCCCTCGCCGCGGGCCGCGTTGCGGAAGCCGACCATGGAGGAGATCTCCCGCCAGGCGTGCTGGCACTTCCAGCCGTCGGAGTAACAGGCGCTCACCGCGCCGCCGTTCGGCGGCCCGGCGTCCTTGTCGCTCCACTCGTACCCGGAGTGCACGTCCGGGGAGCCGTAGGGCCAGGCCAGCATGAACACGCTGGCGAGGGTGTAGGCCGAGCCGTCCTTGTAGTTCAGGGTGTCGCCGACCCGCTCGGTGTCGTGGTTGTCGACGAAGACGGCGGACCGGCCGCTCGCCATGTACCCCCACGCCTCACCGAAGTTCTTCAGGTAGGCGAGGTTCTCGCTCTGGAAGACCCGCTTCAGATCCCGGGCGTACCGGAACTCCTGCACGTCACCGCTGCCGAGGTACTCGGACGGCGAGACGGCCTCACCGGCCCCGGATATCGCCTCCTGCTTCCAGTAGACGGAAGGATTCGTCAGCCGCGACTTGATGTTGGCGAGGTCGGCGGCCGGCATGTGCTTGGCGGCGTCGATCCGGAACCCGTCGACGCCCAGCGACAGCAGGTCGTTCAGGTACCCGGCGATCCGGCCGCGCACGTACTCCTCACCGGTGTCCAGGTCGGCGAGCTGCACGAGCTCGCAGTTCTGCACGTTGGCGCGGTCCTGGTAGTTGGAAATGGTGACGCGGCAGTCGTCCATGTCGGCCCCGGAGTAGAGCCCGGGGTAGCCGTACTTCGTGTACGAAGACCCCCCGGTCCCCACCCCGTCACCCGCGGCCATGTGGTTGATGACGGAGTCGGCGACGACCTTCACCCCGGCGGCGTGGCAGGTGTCGACCATCGCCTTGAAGGCGGCCCGGTCACCGAGCCGCCCGGCGATCTTGTAGCTGACGGGCTGGTACGAAGTCCACCACTGGGGACCCTGGATGTGCTCCTGGGGCGGCGAAACCTGCACGTACCCGTACCCGGCGGGCCCGAGCGAATCCGTACAGGCCCGGGCGACGGACTCGAAGCGCCACTCGAACAGCACGGCGGTGACGTCCTTGCCCCCGGGCGCGGCGGCGACGGCGACGGGCGCCTGCGCGCCGAGGCCGGTGGCGGCAAGTGCGGTGACGGCGAAAAGAGTTGCAGCTCTGACGGCTCTGGCAGGCATGCGGGGGGCCTCCTGGCGGGAGAGGTGGGGATGGCTGCGACCGTAGGGGCCAGGTAAGAGCCCTGCAAGAGTTTGCGCAAGAGATTGCAGAATTGTTTCCGAGGCGTGTCCTGCCGTCCAGGTTGATCCGGTACCAGCCCGCAGGGTCAGGCACGATTGACCGCCGGGGGGTCTGACGGGAGTTCAGCTGGGGGCGAGAGAAGGGGAGGGGCGGGGAGGGGCGGGGTCGGCTTGTCCGGTATCCAGGTCGGGCGGAATGGGACAGGGTTGGGGACTTCCCGCCAGTCTCACTGTCCTTCCGGTTCGGTCCGGCCCGTCAAGGGCGCTCACTGCGTTCGCGTCGCTTCGCGATGGCCTTCGGCCACCCTTGACCGACCGGCCCGAACCGGAATGCCAAAGACTGTCGGGAACCCCCCAAAGAAACGGTCAGGGGGAACCTTTCCAACCCCTCGGGAGCGAGACGCCTGAACGGGGGCCCTGCCTCCCGGCAACGCCGCCCTCCGGGCGGAACCCCCTCCGAACCCACCCACAACCGCACCCAAATGACAAGGAAGGGCAGGGCGCGTCAGATCGCTACGCGCTCCTCGCCTCACGCGTCTGCGACCCGTCTGTGGCCG
This genomic window contains:
- a CDS encoding PDR/VanB family oxidoreductase, translated to MRRALTVTAVAGAAFLTRRALRARIGRSPLWPLPALENPVSGHSPRRRLRALIVSRTQPAEGVLRLVLEAADLPGWSPGAHVDVVLPSGLVRQYSLCGDPSEAGRYTIAIRLVEDGRGGSREAHAQLVEGAALELRPPRNRFALVPAASYVFVAGGIGITPLLPMLRAATAAGADWSLLYGGRSRASMPFLDELACYGDRVTVLPQDETGLPDLTPLAAAAPGTLVYCCGPEPLMAAVLAAAADPSAVRLERFGPTAAAGPARPFTVTLHRSGRTVEVGADESALAAVRRELPNTPYSCEQGFCGTCQHRVLAGEVDHRDELLTDAEREDSMLLCVSRAASDGLTLDL
- a CDS encoding TetR/AcrR family transcriptional regulator, which encodes MTTGVRRRMGVEERRQQLIGVALELFSHRSPDDVSIDEIAAAAGISRPLVYHYFPGKLSLYEAALRRAADELAQRFVEPHEGPLGSRLLRVMGRFFAFVDDHGPGFSALMRGGPAAGSSRANAMIDEVRQAAYEQILKHLGIERPPARLALVVKSWVSLAESTALIWLDGRQIPRAELELQLVHDFAALAAVSAAYDEEMAGILVRILADEPADGPFGVLVGRLAVLVPGPA
- a CDS encoding GNAT family N-acetyltransferase, with protein sequence MIIDDGMLFRQAVEKDAGTLVKLYDQAARWMRANGIDQWKPGGKDTAHFRARMRDGEVWLAEDADGRVVGAYELWWSDEDAWGVQPPVAGYVHRLMVEREAAPAGAGRRILDHAEWRIARTGRERARLDCVSSNPRLLAYYQGAGYRVVGEFPSKKGQDGKVYGVILLERRLDG
- a CDS encoding polysaccharide deacetylase, coding for MKKSMSKAAGAVLGLALAGVLGATGVAQAQVQPSAPAPAPAGGKTIAGASAVQAPASVIAEVEAATARQRTLAPSARVVCYSAHVQDIGWQSAVCDGQIAGTTGQSRRMEAVVIATRGVGGICANAHLADVGWQGWACAGEGAAVTVGTTGQSRRMEALGLQVGSGAVAAQAHVADHGWLISAAGNPVYVGTTGQSRRMEAVRIWV
- the pulA gene encoding pullulanase-type alpha-1,6-glucosidase, yielding MIRPAAGVLAAALAVTLLPALPAAAAAPRPPAPPSDAKLAAEPARHDLTREQFYFVLPDRFANGDPRNDRGGLTGTRLETGLDPTDKGFYQGGDLKGLTDRLDYIKGLGTTAIWMAPIFKNQPVQGKGADASAGYHGYWITDFTQVDPHFGTNADLERLIDKAHKKGMKVFFDVITNHTADVVDYREASYSYLSKGAFPYLTKDGVPFEDSDYADGKRGFPKTGAGTFPRTPFVPEAKKNLKSPAWLNDPAMYHNRGDSTFAGESSEQGDFVGLDDLWTERPEVVSGMEKIYEKWVEDFDIDGFRIDTVKHVNTGFWTQWATALDKYAARRGREDFFMFGEVYSADTAVTSPYVTRGRLDATLDFPLQDAIRAYASQGAAASRLGSVLADDYRYTTDKANAYEQVTFLGNHDMGRFGTFLKQDRPGAGEQELLDRYRLANELMFLSRGNPVIYSGDEQGFTGAGGDKDARQPLFASRVADYLDDDQLGTARTHASDAYDPGHPLYKQISALSKLTKDHPALRDGVQSERFSDGSVYAFARTDIRANARSRTEYLVAANNAAESRTVEIDAPAGAQYRTLYGGTALIRASAAGKLTVVVPALGSVVLQGVAPLAAPATKPALTLKAPAPGATGTVELSADVTGGGPGRVVFAAQTGNDAWQVLGSADHAPYKVTQHITAPAGTALRYKAVVIDASGRTASALAGSVAGQTPPTPVPTATQRDYAVVHYNRPDGDYSDWRLHAWGDIADGEATPWPEGHPFTGRDAYGAFAYVKLKPGASSVGYLVIDKDGTKDVAADRAIDVTRTGEIWLEQGKEPARTDRPDSPPADQTKAVLHHRRADGAYDGWGLHVWTGAANPTDWSKPLMPTRTDSYGAVYEVPLAAGATSLSYILHKGDEKDLPSDQSLDLLATGHEVWMLGGQANLLLPQPAGSSAALDLTKAQAVWIDRDTLAWNAPAAAASVQLLASREGSVKAANGALTGADTARWLRLAKSGLTEAQKRKFPHLASYTAYTVDPRDRGRVREALRGQLVASARAANGAVLAATGVQLAGVLDDLYATNARLGPVFDDGRPTLSVWAPTAQQVALELDGRTVAMRRDDATGVWSVRGERSWTGKPYRYAVTVWAPSTGQIVRNLVTDPYSTALTTDSTHSLAVDLADPKLAPPGWRGLRKPAAVPFASAQIQELHIRDFSVADRTSRHPGQYLAFTDADSAGMKHLRALAASGTSYVHLLPAFDIGTIPEKPSDRTEPACDLKVYAPDSQEQQACVAAAAAKDAYNWGYDPLHYTVPEGSYASDPNGTARTVEFRKMVQSLNGAGLRSVMDVVYNHTVASGQSDKSVLDRIVPGYYQRLLADGSVATSTCCSNTAPENAMMGRLVVDSIVTWAKEYKVDGFRFDLMGHHPKDNILAVRAALDALTLQKDGVDGKKIVLYGEGWNFGEVADDARFVQATQKNMAGTGIATFSDRARDAVRGGGPFDEDPRVQGFASGLFTAPNASPANGTPEQQRARLLHAQDLIKVGLSGNLASYVFTDTSGRRTKGSEVDYNGAPAGYAAAPGDALAYADAHDNESLYDALTYKLPQGTPEADKARMQVLAMAVGTLSQGPALSQAGTDLLRSKSLDRNSFDSGDWFNAIHWDCGDGAGNGFGRGLPPAADNRAKWPYAKPLLTGPAPACADITGASAAYRDLLRIRTTEPSFGLTTAQAVQANLAFPLSGKEETPGVITMTLGDLVVVFNSTPDTRHQRVADLAGRAYALHPVQAAGADAAVKRSAYDARTGEFTTPARTVAVFKRS
- a CDS encoding carbohydrate-binding module family 20 domain-containing protein, which codes for MPARAVRAATLFAVTALAATGLGAQAPVAVAAAPGGKDVTAVLFEWRFESVARACTDSLGPAGYGYVQVSPPQEHIQGPQWWTSYQPVSYKIAGRLGDRAAFKAMVDTCHAAGVKVVADSVINHMAAGDGVGTGGSSYTKYGYPGLYSGADMDDCRVTISNYQDRANVQNCELVQLADLDTGEEYVRGRIAGYLNDLLSLGVDGFRIDAAKHMPAADLANIKSRLTNPSVYWKQEAISGAGEAVSPSEYLGSGDVQEFRYARDLKRVFQSENLAYLKNFGEAWGYMASGRSAVFVDNHDTERVGDTLNYKDGSAYTLASVFMLAWPYGSPDVHSGYEWSDKDAGPPNGGAVSACYSDGWKCQHAWREISSMVGFRNAARGEGVTNWWDNGGDQIAFGRGAKAYVAINHEGSALTRTFQTSLPAGNYCDVQSGRTVTVGSSGQFTATLGAGTVVALHVNARTCGGGSGTPVGAGASFAVNATTAPGQNIYVTGDQSALGNWNTAGALKLDPAAYPVWKLDVTLPPGTAFSYKYVRKDAAGNVTWESGANRAATVPASGTALLSDTWRS